The DNA sequence AACATCGATTGCCTATCATCGCCATCATGTTTCGATGAATAAGTTTGGTAATTATCGTGAGCTTTATTTGCTTGAGCGAAATGCGTTGGCATGTATTTATAAAAATCTTGGACCAGAGCTTCTGCGTACCGTATTCGCTCCCGCAATAGCCCTCGCAAATGAGCGTGGTGCATCGCGTGGTGAAAAAGAAATAGGTGTCGCTAATGCGGATGCGTACGAAGGTACGCAAATTAAGAAAACTGCAGTTACTGGAGCTTACGCGGTTGCTTGGTTTAATCAAAATTTAGAATATTTCGCTGAGAAGCGAAAGGAAATTCAAGCAAATCGAGTGCGCAATGACGAAGAAATACTACCATTGATGCGGGTCGCGCTTGAACCACTTGAGCCGTATTCAGCTTACCTCAATGCCCATAAGCAGTTAGTTGAAAAATTTGCTATTGAGGATAAATTCTTCCATCCTTCGCGTATTTTGGTTGTTACTGGAGATATGCTATCGAAGAAAATGGCTGGGCCAGCTATCCGTGCCTGGGAAATGGCAAAAAGGTTAAGCGAAAAACATCAAGTTAAACTGTGCTCCACTATGGGTGTCGCTGGTGTTGAGTCAGTTGATTTTGATATTCATCTTGGACACGATAAAGAGCTACATGCCCTTGTTGAGTGGGCTGATATTGTTATTTTTCAGGGGTTCTTACTTGAAGTGGCGCCATGGATTATTGATACTGACAAAATATTAATTACTGATATTTATGATCCGATGCACCTGGAGCAACTCGAGCAGGCGAAAGACCAAGGGCCGAAGGGACGAGACGATACTCTATTGGCCAGTACTAATGCGTTGAACCGACAGATTGTCCGAGGCGATAGGTTCTTGTGTGCATCAGAGAAGCAACGGAACTTCTGGCTCGGTCAATTAGCTGCTATGGGCCGGATCAATCGTAATTTTATAGGCGCCGGTAATGGTCCTGAGTCTGTTATTGATATTGTGCCGTTTGGTTTGGATGAAGTACGTCCAGTACAGGATTATCACGCGATCAAGGGCAAGGTTCCGGGAATTTCCCTCGATGATAAAGTAATTTTATGGGGTGGTGGAGTCTATAATTGGTTTGATCCGCTTACACTGATTCGGGCTGTGAACATTTTGATACAAAAGCACGATAATGTTCGAATGTATTTCCTTGGGGTGAAGCATCCTAATCCGGCAGTGCCTAAAATGAAGATGACTCAGCAAGCAATGGATCTTGCTGATGAGCTTGGTCTGACTGGAAAATATGTTTTCTTTAACCATGATTGGGTGGATTATGACTCCC is a window from the Arcanobacterium buesumense genome containing:
- a CDS encoding glycosyltransferase, which gives rise to MTKVSVILVNYRGAQDTIDAVKYLRQTSWPQDQLEIVIVENNSGDNSLEKLHAELPNEVIVDAGANLGFAGGCNLGVASSTGDVVAFLNNDARPDENWIAAAVERIEADPKIGCVASKVLNWEGDKIDYIDGSLTWFGMGYKREAGWDYTGQGSIEKNVLFATGAAMFVPRHVYEKLGGFDEKFFMFYEDVDFGWRVTLAGYDVRYVPTSIAYHRHHVSMNKFGNYRELYLLERNALACIYKNLGPELLRTVFAPAIALANERGASRGEKEIGVANADAYEGTQIKKTAVTGAYAVAWFNQNLEYFAEKRKEIQANRVRNDEEILPLMRVALEPLEPYSAYLNAHKQLVEKFAIEDKFFHPSRILVVTGDMLSKKMAGPAIRAWEMAKRLSEKHQVKLCSTMGVAGVESVDFDIHLGHDKELHALVEWADIVIFQGFLLEVAPWIIDTDKILITDIYDPMHLEQLEQAKDQGPKGRDDTLLASTNALNRQIVRGDRFLCASEKQRNFWLGQLAAMGRINRNFIGAGNGPESVIDIVPFGLDEVRPVQDYHAIKGKVPGISLDDKVILWGGGVYNWFDPLTLIRAVNILIQKHDNVRMYFLGVKHPNPAVPKMKMTQQAMDLADELGLTGKYVFFNHDWVDYDSRHNYLLDADCGVSTHFEHIETQYSFRTRILDYLWAGLPIVATEGDSFGNALVSENIGISVPPEDVDALAVALERVLFEPGLAEEFKKNIARYSVRFEWRNALKPLLDFVDHAHRADDRKTVESDTIRADLQFVKVPFNLSRDAKLVVEHLKAGGPKLLADKVRSRLRKLF